gtgtgtgtatatatatatatatatatatatatatatatatatatatatgtgtgtgtacgtgtatatgtgtgtatatatatatatatatatatacatatatacacacaccttttttgtgttttctaccatctgaaaatgtatataaaatattacaaaataataataattaattggtAATTTACCCTATTGTCTACTAAGAAATGTTGTCAAATGTCAATCCCGAGTAACACATACAACACACTCAGCTTGATTAAAGTCAAAATGTATTGAGGCAATCATCAAATCAGCTTGTGCTTCTTTGTGACATTAaagtgcaataataataaaggcaGCAAGAAGATATGCGCTCAATGTCTGAAATTCACTGCTTCTAAAGGaaattttgaatttgagaatTCAAGTCATCCGTACTTGACAAAGAGAAAAAGTCCCCCACCAGCAAAGATGTCCCTTCCAGCCAGTGTAGGCTGAGACTGGTCCATTCATTGCTTTCTCACTTTGCCCACAGTTACAACAGTCACTGTTTTCCGTTGCACTGTTTTCCCATTAATCTCTCCTTTTTGTTCCCCCTCCTCCTGCATCCCACTCATGAGTAACATTGCTTTCAGAGTGAATTTAAATAGAATGACCCCAAAGCCAAGCAGCTCACAGTGACACCGGGAGTAAGGCAAGTACCCATGCGTTGCCCACATTCTACACACTCAAAACGTTCTTATGCATTCTGACAAACCAAAGGCTTGTGTCACAATTAATAATGCACAAATAAGCAGAGAGTAGAATGGGGTTCGCCACACTGTTTGTGCCTACTGGAGCACAGTCGtagcaaacaaaaacaggagagAGAGGCACACATAAAGCTGAGCAGGCACATGCACAGAgatttttgggggcaggtgcGCAAGCCAGAAAAAAAGGGCGCCTGtctccaaaattattcatacaattaagcAAAAATAGTATATGTGTGCATTTGCCTAAAGCTAAGCATAGACCGTGAAAGGCATTAGTCCAAAACTGTTGCAGGTTGATCTAATAACATGGAAGTGATGAGACACTGACACCTTATTCTTCCCTCAATACTGTCATACCTGTTAACAACCTCAGaatgacccccaaaaatgggttagagcgccttgttgtggGCAATGAGTGCACACACATCACAGAGAGAAGGCGGAAGAgcgaggttaaaaaaaaaaaagaagtccaaTGGaacagccagcatgtggacaaTGGCTTTACGCTGgcatggccactttagagcgccttgttgttgtGGCATGGAAAACCCCTGCGACAACaaggtgggatatattccagccaccagagACTGTAAGCGGATATACTTTCACAGCTCGCACATGTATTTATGTGTAGGCGTAAGAAAGATGCtaaatgtgcaaatgtattggatTGAGAGTTGAGGGGTGTGGTTACAGGACACTCTGTGGTCACGCCCACAGCATTCGAGAGCAGCGACAACATTATAGTTGTTGGTTTAGTTTAAAACTAGATTTAGGACTTCAGCAGGCACTGGTGCTTTTTTGCCATATTTGTTTTGCTGTCTTTAAGTACTTCTAAGTGATATACTGAAGTACTGAAGCACTCCACTCGAGAAAACTGGAGTGTGAGGAAGGCGGAGACACTGACCATCAGAGTGGAGggtccctctctctctctctctttctctctctctctctctctctctctctctctctctcactgaaaaaaaaatgagagcgGCGAGCATCTCCAACTTGCGGCGGCAGAATGAGCACGCATAAGCATGTGTTGATGAGGAGGCTGCAACCCGACAAGCGGCGCGTGCACTTGAGAACCAAGTGCATCCCCAAACAGGTTCAGACGTGTCCAATTGGAATTGAAGCAACATTTGGCTACCGGTCGAGAGATTAGGGCGATAAAGAAGAGTTGAGGCACAAaaggtccaaaaaaaaaaaaaaaaaaaaaaagaagagtgacGCTAGAGAGGAGCGACATGTTTGGAATGATCAAGAATTCGCTCTTCGGAAACACCGAGGAGACAGAATATAAACTACTAAGCACAGAGACCAAGGTAAGGCAGACGTGCGCATTTAGTCCTTTCATACATCGAAGCGAGTGCGGCGGAAAGCCAGTGATGTGTGTTCACTAAGGCAATGCCCCTCGGCTACTTCTATCTGTCCAAGTGCTCCTTTGACCCACAATGCACTGctgcagatacaagtgcatGGAGATATGCAGGCTTTGCTGATCATCTGTTGGGAATCCTAGGGGCATATTTAGACTTTTAggcaatttggcagaccagcCTGCACCAAACTGCGCATGCTGGCACAGCGAGGGTGTGTTCTTGGCCCCGCCGAGTAACAATTTAGTGGCATAAAGTCTGTCTAAAATgatgcctgctcagaccacgtctgAATACTGGCATAGGGTAGACCGCCGGTCTAACATGATTTTGGTCAATTTGATCGGGGCACAGGCCCCCGGACATTTAAGGCGCCAGCGGTTATCAACAGCTCGTTCTGTATTTAGTAAGGGAACccactcacattgtctgttgccaaaCTGGCCAAgtgcagtgacaatgctccactcatgcACGGATCTCTGCCGTTGTAATTGATaaatcaacatacagtatagtttTTAGACTGCTTTATTACTCAGTGACTATAAATataccatataaatgtatgatcgcCTCATCGAATgattacatatacagtggaacgtTGATTTTCATATGCCCTGGTTTTCGTTTCGTTTTAGTATTGggtttctgacattttttttcgtACAGTTGAAAATGGTCCACATGCTAAAGACATCCGCCAGCCCGCGTCACtcctttcttattttaaaatgcttgcaaCTTCTCAAAGTGATTAAAAGTTcagacaatttaaaatgtagGTCCGCTCATGATTTGCAGACCACATGAAATGGTATGGCGGGCCTGACCTGGCTCCCGGGCCTTTAGTTGGACACCAGTGCATTACAGCGTCAACATTACCAcaacatgaacaaataaatcGGTTGAAAAATTCCTCTCTGACAATGTCAATCGAAACTAAGCATTATTAACTTTGTAAAGGCAAAACTTTTGATGCAGCGGctgtattggatctcatgagACTTTTAATGGTTAGAGTGCGTATTGTAATTTGACAAAATCTGCGTACTTCTATGAATACTTGATCCTCTGCACATTCGCTCAGTTTCTTTGGGAAGGAGCCGCCgattttacaaaacaaagtcCATCAAATCTCTAAACTGGACTCGAGTTCAAACAACTGATCCTGAAATCAGAGCTTGTCACCTAAGCCCTGGGACACCCATCTGACTCTGACACTCTACACGCTTAATTAAAACTGAGAAGGAATACGGAGGAGCTGCGTGCGTGGACCCactcatgcacgcacacgcccGCAATATAAAAATGATATGGAATTAAATGTCTGAGGATAACTATAAAAAGAAGAACACAACACGCCCGGCAATTACTAGTCAGTGTTGATAAGGTAGTGAATGAGGAGTTATAAACAACCACACAGCCACTGACGTGTGATTGGTGAATTCATTGCGCTGGTTATATCAAGTAAGTcaagctcacatattttgtTGTGTGACAAAGTGTTCGTTGCTGTCTTACTAACTACGCTGTGCAAACTCACTGTGACGGACAGAGTATATTCACATCACAGGGCAACTTGATATCTTTCTTTCAGTGTTCCTCAGCCTTTAAGTCAAAGTACatgttttacattagaaaaagtACCAAACAAAAGGATTGACGTCACAAAAAGCACATATACTGAAAGACCGGTGATCTTAATGTACTCACAAACCTACGTAGTGTGAAATCTgagcctgtttagttgaacacaaagctattgctctgttgtatgaatggcaacaggtgaattGTACCTtcgagtggaagagcatttatttgttgtgcctgtcactattactgtatgttgctggcatagacaGAGGAACAAATGATACCTTATTTGCATAAAATAAAGAATGAGTTTTGGGACTAATTAAGTGAGACTGGATCGTTTCCTggggcacacctgatgatctctgtCACCACTCACAGTGGTTAGTAATTGGTGGATTCAGAATAAGAGCAGATAGCCGAATAGAAAGACAGCATGTCAAAATCTTTGACCAATACGTAAGAAAAGCTGCACTTCTCCACAAAGATAAAATCACTGACATAATAGGCATTAAATGACATAACAGTTCAatcggatttgtttttttcttgacgATTCATGCGAACAAACAGTTTGTGGTATGTGTAAGGTAAACATTACAAGCAGAATGAATGGCATTAGAATGACCTTTAAATTTCTATGCAACCTTGAAAAGAAACACAGTGTTTTCACTTTATGTATAGTCATAGTAATGGAGATGAAGATGCGCCTCACATTTGTGACCAATCCCCCTCAAAATGTATTGAGGTCATCGCATTGCGGTGTAGTTGTGTGGCCGCACTCCACATTAACCCCACTAAATCACATGAAAAGACGCTTGCATCATGTTAACACAGTGCGCTGGAGGCAGGGGGGAGCAAGTTGTGTTTGCCTGCGTTATGTAACGTTGTGTATCCCTGGCCTATTATAACGTGTAGCCTGACTGAACCCAGTACAGCAGCAGGAGACGTTAAATCAGATCAGtgcaaaatctgtttttttttttttttaatctgggcCACACTTGTTTGGCACAACCACTTTTTGTGCAATTGTGCAGACACAAACATCCGTGTACACACACCAAACCTTTGAAGTTCACGGTGCTGCATCATGCCACTTACCCTCATGACTCATCTCAGACAGAAAACAGTATTAAGTGTGTTCACTCTTACGTACTGTACTGTTTAGGTCCAATTTGAGGCTTTTTGACATTTAACAGCATTTAAAATATCCTAAATGTCACCATTCTTTAACCCTGTAATAGGATGACTTTACCTAAAGTGACCcataacacacaaaaatgaaagtcaaatgttttgtacAGATAATACAAAGTTTGTATAAACTGAGTCTGTTCAGAGTCAGATTGGACCCATGTCAATTTTAGACTTGGCAATGTGtgttaaaacaagaaaaatggtACGAATGGTGGGAATCTCTAGTGGTGAAAGCTTGAAACAGTCCTGAGAACTGGTCtgtgtttccaccacatttgcacaggttcccGAAGAAATATGCACGTCGGTCTTGTTATGCGTAGCTGTGGTTGACTCACTAAGGCCTACCTGAACCCTCCTCCTTTTGCGTCTTCCCCTTAGGATGGAGTGAGCTTTGAGGTACGGCGCTATGATCCCGCCAAATACGCGGTTGTTTCCTCTGAGGGGCGCACTTACGACCAGGTGACAGGGGAGCTGGTGAGGAAGCTGCTCATGTACATCGGTGGATGCAATGAACAAGGTCGGGCCTCATAGCAGATCTTCGTCGTGCTCTTTTTGTGTGACTGGATTTGCATCCATGATGGGGTTCGCACAATAGTATCACAGAAATTCAGCGCTCAAAACACAGAAATTGCACACACAAATTCTGGCTTGTGGTTTGGCTGTAGGGAGTTTCTCTGTGAATCTATTCTGGGTTACTGCTCATCCCCTATTTGCTTCAATTTGTAAGTTTGTCTCATATGAAATACATACTGGAAatggaaataatctgttccactGGGCTGTCAATGGGTATTTACCCAATATATTCCACCTCTTCATACCACCACTAGCACGCGCTAATTATAGAAACAATAAATACTATATAAAgatgcaatataacagcacacaactgtgccacatACATCATCTGGAGGACTTCAGAATCAATAATGATctaataacattaaaaatacaaaccatTTCAATCAAATACATCATACAAGTGCAGAttccaaccaatcagaggatggaaaatacTGATCGATAGACAGTTCGCTGGCCCTTGCTGGCCATGTGAGAATAGATGATCCGAGattgggtcgcaggggcagtagctttagcagggaagcccagacttcctctccccagccacttcatccagctcttccggaggacATTGtgtctccggcgtgtcctgggtcatctcCGGGGGCCCCTCCCgatgggacatgcccggaacacctcaccagggaggcgtccaggaagcatcctaataagatgcccgagccacctcatctggctcctctcaatgtcgAGGAGCAGCAGTTCAACTCTGAGCCACTCCCGGATggcagagcttctcaccccatctctgaGGGAGACCCCAGACACccgcggagaaaactcattttgaccgcttgtatccgggatcttgttctttcagacACAACCCAGAACCGTtgatcataggtgagggtaggaaccaCCCCAGTATACctatccagaggcactgtccccaatatCCAcgggatgttgcagaggcgtgtcaaccagagataggagaacccgcctcagagatcacagactcttcttcctcatgggaaggcgtgtcagtgaaattgaggaggtcttcgaagtattctctccaccgactcacaacgtccggagtcgaggtcagtagcgtcccatccccattatacacagtgttgatggtgtacTGCTCCCACCTCATGAGACGCCGGACGATGGActagaatttcctcaaagccgtccagaagtcattctccatggtctcgccgaactcctcccacgctctatttttttgcttcagttaccaccaaagctgcattccgcttggccatttggtacccatcagctacctcaggagtcccacaggccaaaaaggcccaataggactccttcttcagcttgacagcatccctcaccattggtgtccaccaacgggttcggggattgccgccacgacaggcactgaccaccttacagccacagctccggtcggccacctcggcaatggaggcgtggaacatggtctgctctgactcaatgtccctcgcctcccccggaatgtgggtgaaatctgattggttcaagAAACCGTGTCCGATTAATAATATCGTTTGAATTTCAGCAGGCAgcgctactgattctgaaggccatGGGCAGAATAGATTCACATGGCacatagaagctgaaatctgattggacaaaaaaaaaaaaaattcaacatccACATACAATACTGTAAACAGTACAGTCTCGAGAAACACTGCTTTGACCCGAAAGTAACTTTTTGTGTACAGTCTTCTTTTCTTCTCGCATTCTTTTAACAGCCCTTGTTGAGAATGGTCCACCTTTTGGAATAAATATTGCCAAAAGAATGAGGTGCTGAGTTCTCGTGCTACAGACaggcagtgcaaaaaaaaaaaaacaaaatgttacaaaaagttaaatagaaaTGCTAAACATGGAGTGTGACTTTCTGGGCAtacttttcctgaaaagtgcTGTACAAATTGTGCGACATTAGTGGCATTCaaatttagaggttccactttgTTTCACCTAACTCCTACATTCTTATCTCAACAAGGTGAGGCGATGGGTACAGCAGCGCCCACCATCATCACGGTCTACCCTCGGAACGACGGTGTTCTATCCCGTCGTTTGGTGGTGGCCATCCGCATACCTACCTTCTACCAGCAAAGCCCCCCGACGCCCACGGACAATACTATTAGAGTCGAGGATCGGCCTGGCATGACTGTCTATACACTGTAAGTGTCTTTAACAGTGACATTTTTAGTAAGGAATGTAAGGCatggaataaaaaatgtaaccatttcatttgaaaacgTAAACAGTTAACACGTCATCATGGacctcattgaaaaaaataatgaacagtAAACACAATTTTGTCAGTGGCGGGCTGTATATTTGGTATTTGGGCCTCCAAGGGGTGATTTACCTAACTTAATCCCTCTCTTAATACCACCATTATAGCACgtcacaattatagaaaccatcaaaaatgcaatataacagcatgCGACATAACCAAGTACCTCACCTGGGGCAGGTCAAAATCTACATTCCTcaaaataacatgacaaaaaacattaaataaaatacatcatactcagcaGTGACGCTAATTATTAACTGTATTAATATGTGCAGATCGCTACAGGCAGACAGTTTTGCTAGTCGAAGTTGGCTGTAAGTTTTGCcctgaccaaccaatcaatgGACAGCTCGCTGGCCCTAACAAACATCAGGCCGGCCCTGTGAGGTCGAATTTGAAATTGGATTGGTTGAAGAAACAGTCTcgttgctaatatagtttaaatTACATCAGGCCCTGAACAGATTAGATGGACGTGCCAGCAGTCGGAGGCTGGAATTTTACCCGGATAACAAAAATCTAACAACCACTGAAAGCAGCACAGCCAAGAGAAAAGCTTCTAAATGAAGAGACTAGACAGCTGGGAATAGATCAATACAATAACTGATagaatttcatggaacaaatattagaattcacattgtaaatgtaggtcattGCTTCTGATAGCGTTAGGCCAGCAGAGCAGAGTTCTCCACTGGATTTTAGTGAATTGAAGAGAAGCTAAGAATAGACGGGAACGTGGTATCCTGGGATCGGGAAAATACGCAAATAAAACGCACCATTGTTTAAACCGCAGGGATTAAAGATAGACCCTgagattggatggcgaccagtctaTGACGTGCACCCTGcccctcgcccaaagtcagctgaggtgGGCTCCTCCATAATGAGGATAAAGTCgtcgagaaaatggatggatggaggggaTAAAGagcggggaaaaaaattgcagaTTATAGTACGAATTTTACGATACCCATTCCACAACTGATTGCATTCTTTTTATTATCCCCCCCCCAGGCAATTTGGAGGTTTCGCAGGTGAGAGTGAGTACCGTGCTGAGGCCTTACGTTTGACACGCACCCTGGGCGAGACGGCCCCATTCCAGCGCAAGCAATACTTCTGTTGCAGCTACGACTCGCCAATCAAACCTTACGGCCGCCGCAATGAGGTGTGGTTCATACAGGAAGAGCCGTAGGGACCTACTTGCCCATTCTGATATCCAACCACGGTGACCCCTTCAATGACACTCCCGCAGCTCTAACTCTTGACTGGAGAAAATAGACAGTATTGTGactttaatatttttctttttatgaaagACATTCCTGACTATGCTAAAGAACACAAGAGTAGGAGTATGTTTGTGAGTCACAAATGTACAGTTCACTGTGTATTCATAGCAAAAAGAAACATCAATgtctgaaaaatataaaaaataatcaatagaaACTCAGTCATTGTCGGGTGTGAGCAAGAAGTCTGAGATACAGAAAATCAGAGATGAGTCTATAGACTATTGAGCGTACTGTAGGGGGCTTTGTCTACGTACCTTTCAGGTTGTCATGAAGGCAACACAGAACTGCAGTtttaaagcaatttaaaaaaaaaaaaacttcatttttcAATTAGGAACTGGAAATAAACCAGAGGTTAAGCCATAAAATAGCGCTTATGTAATATTGAGTGAATGGCACCATAGCTTTCTAGCTGTTTGTATTGTGGtcatcaaatattttgtgaTCGTGATTTTCAAAAGTTTTTCAGGTAGTTGTGCtatatccatttttatttacatccCTGAAAATGTCAGTGATACTTCTGTAGTGTGACTATCTGTGACAAAAGAGAATACTGTAAGGGTATACTCGTCTttcagaaacaaataaatatttggtgaTAGTCTTATTTCATTTGTCACACAGAACAGGAACAGCAAATGTTAATCATTTGATCAAtgtggtattttttttcttgtaaggttacttaaagacaaagaaagtcAAATAAATTAAGAGAACCTTGAAATAATGGCTACAATTGTTTCGTGTGTGGACAACCGTGATTctacaagactttttttttttttttttttgcagatttgctTTACAGTAGCGTAATTCTCGTGTTCACACTCAAGGCAAAATACACCGCCTCTCTTATGTAGAAGaaatgtgtacaaaaaaaaaaaaaaaaaaaaaaaaaaaaaaaaaaaaaaagctgctgagGCGCAGGAAATACTATATTCAataaatgacaactttattaGATTTCAGTGAACAAAATTCAGGCAAGCGTTATTAATTTACAGACATTTCAAGATTAAAGCAAACTTAGATCCACGCCAAGAAAATCATTTTAGGTGTGCAAAGACCTTTTGCTAGGTGTTAACTGcttaacaataataaatggTTAGCCCTCGGGAGTTTTACCAGGCGAAACACTGCTGTTCTCCAAATGATGAAGCCTGGCCACCGCATACTGGCTCTATTACAAGGATGGTTTCAGCTTGCCTTTGCATACATGAATACAAAAGAGGGTAAGAGCACAGGGTCACTCATGTAAGTCCTACTTTTCCACTAGAACCTTTGGAAACTGGGAATATTGCACTTTTGAAGACGTGCATTTCAATGAATACAGCAAAAATGTGCAATTTGGGTTATCtagaaaatgtaattactgtTAATGATGGAGAGCGGGATAGTCTTGGTCACATATACTATAGGATACGCTATTAATAGCCAAAAGTATGAGAATCAGGCGATATGGAGGCCATAAATGTACCACTAAAATCTATTCAACCCACTCCTGCTATTGTACACGAATAACAAACACTCCATTCAAAAACTGTATTGGAAATACACACAGTCCTTTAAAGGATACCGCAAAAATACACTGCTAATAATTTTGGTTGTTGGTAATAGCTACAAGAATGAATTCCATGAAAGTGTGGGGTGATACAGTtctgtcataaaaaaaataataataatacattcgtCATCCCACTGCCTCCTTTCAGCTCCAAACAGTCCTCTTTACAACATGTCAACAAATTATATATTCAAAATAATAGTCACATAGGACTTCTTGATTTTTGGGGGCAAGTTGCATGTTGTcccttcaaaacattttttaaacaatgtggCTGCTTGTAAGAGATTGAATTTGATGTTCTGTAATCTGCCGTATGTCGCCATCAGGGATCCATCCCAAGATTAAGGAGGAACTGTCATGGTGCCTGAGCcttagttgtttttcttttcaggagAGTTTGGATAAGGTGCATATGGAGGAGGCTGCTCCTttatggaaacaaaaacaaagaaatatatatacattatagtGTACAAGGACCAATACGGGACAAAGTCACATGACACTTCCGCACAATTGGAAGAAAAGAGAAGTAGCTGACCGTTGGCACGTAGACATTGTGTGGATTGCTGGGATTGTAGTACGCACTGCCTGCTGCTTCTGCTGCCTTGGCGTTACCTGGGcccagaaaaaaacatgacaaagagAAGATAAGTGACCGCTAAACATAGAaccacatatagacaatcaatccatccatccatccatccatccattttctgagccgcttctcctcactagggtcgcgggcgtgctggagcctatcccagctgtcgtcgggcaggagacggggtacaccctgaactggttgccagccaatcgcagggcacatacaaacaaacaaaaccattcgcactca
This Phycodurus eques isolate BA_2022a chromosome 16, UOR_Pequ_1.1, whole genome shotgun sequence DNA region includes the following protein-coding sequences:
- the LOC133415144 gene encoding heme-binding protein 1-like, with translation MFGMIKNSLFGNTEETEYKLLSTETKDGVSFEVRRYDPAKYAVVSSEGRTYDQVTGELVRKLLMYIGGCNEQGEAMGTAAPTIITVYPRNDGVLSRRLVVAIRIPTFYQQSPPTPTDNTIRVEDRPGMTVYTLQFGGFAGESEYRAEALRLTRTLGETAPFQRKQYFCCSYDSPIKPYGRRNEVWFIQEEP